AAGGTGGCGGACCGCATTCCCCAGAAAGACGACGCCATGCGGCACCTGGCGGGAGAGTGTCTCCTGGAGGCTTTCCAACTGCTTGGCCAGCGCCTCCACGCGCGCATCATAGGCCTGCCGCCAGCGCTTCAGCACGGCGAGCTTTTCCTCCGCCTCCACCAGCGCGCGGCGGGCCTTCTTCACGGCGAGCTGCTGGACCGACTTGTCCTGCCGGAGGGAGGAGAGGCGGGCGCTGAAGAGCTCCTGCTCCGCCTGCTCCAAGGCCCGGGCACGGCGGCGATACTCCCCTTCCCACTTCTGGCGCTGCTCGCTCTCCAGCCAGCCGCGGGTCCGCTTCACCTCCCCGGTGACGTCGTCCAAAGCACGGCGAGAACGCTCGGCAAAGCGAATCAAAGTGGCGCGGAACGCCTCGATGGCGTCGATCGATCCGACTCGTGCCTGGGAGTCCATGGGCGGGTTTCAGCGTTGGTCGAGGTACTGCTGGATGCGCTCCGCCTTCCTGAGCAGGTAGGGCGTGTGCTGATCGGAAAGCTCGATGAAGCGCTTCATGGTCTTCATCATCTGGAGGAACTCGGCGGAGAACTTCTCGTGCTCCTGATCCTGCCAAGAATCGCCCAGCGCGGAGAAGCGGGACATGAGCGAGGTGGTGCGCTCCCGCACCTCGTTATTGAAGCGCTTCAGCTCTGCGGCGAAACGCCTGACTTCCTCGGGATCGATGATCGCTTGGGCCATACCCTATTTTCAGCGGACTTTCCTTCCGGTCGAGGAATACCGTGAAGTTTTGCCAAGGAAAAACACCGCCTTTACAATGAACCGTCTGCGGGTGGGTTGGTTTCGCGAAATTTTTGTTCGGGGGTGTTTAAAGGGGGAGGATTTACGGGTGGGTTTTGGGAACAGCCGTTCAACCGCAGATGAACGGGATGCACGCAGATGAAGAAGATTGGGGACCGGGATGGGTGGGATGGGAATGGGGATTTGATTGCGGTGCCGTTGGGGGATTTTTGAACAGGAGGGAAGGGAGAGAAGGGAGTGCGGATAGCCGGGGGATTGCCGGTTAACCGCGATGAACGGGGGGCAGGATTCATTTGCGAATCCGAGGGAGGGATGGGCCGAATCCGCGCGGGTGGCGGGGCTGTCGCGAATCTTGGAATAAAATACTTCGTGCCCGTCGCTTTCCGGGCGTCCAATCTCCGGCCCGGCCTTTGCATCCCATGAAGCGGTATCTGATTCTTCTCGCCCTGCTGCCTTCCTGCGGGAAGGAGAAGTCCCCCGCTCCCGCCGCGGCGGAGAAGCCTGCCGCGCCGGCCCAAGTCCCCGGACTGGAGCGCAAGGAGGGAATGGTGAAGCTGGCGGGCGGTAGCTACAAGATGGGGCATGACGGCCCCTTCGACACGCCCTACGGGCGCAAGGAATTCCCCGAGGAAGCCCCGGCGCACGAGGTGAGCGTGAAACCCTTCTGGGTGGACGAGACGGAGGTGACGAACGCGCAGTTCGCGGAATTCGTGAAGGCGACGAACTACATCACCTTCGCGGAGCGGGTGGTGAAGGCGGAGGACTTCCCCCCCGAAGCGAGGGCGAACCTGCCGCCGGGCGATCTGGCGAACGGGGCGATCGTCTTTCGTGAGGACGCGCATGTGGAGGGCAACCCGAACGAAGCGGGTCGTGCGCTGGAATGGTGGCGCTGGGACCCTAAGGCCAACTGGCGCCACCCTGCGGGGGAAGGCACGAGCATCGAGGGCAAGGAGAGCCACCCCGTGGTATGCGTGACGTACGAGGATGCGAGCGCCTATGCGAAGTGGGCCGGCAAGCGACTGCCGACCGAGGCCGAGTGGGAATTCGCGGCGCGGGGCGGGCTAGTGGACAAGATCTACTCTTGGGGCGACGAGCTGAAGCCGGGCGGCCAATGGATGGCCAACACGTGGCAAGGCGAATTCCCTAACAAAAATACCGGCGACGATGGATACACCGGCTCCGCACCGGTGAAGACCTTCGCACCGAACGGCTACGGTCTTTACGACATGGCGGGGAACGTGTGGGAGATCTGCAACGATCTCTACGACCCGAACTACTTCACGCAATGCGACCCGGACAATCCGCAAGGACCGGCGCAATGGGTGAACCGCGATACGGGCCTGAAGGGCGACGGGAAGATCCACCGGGTGACGAAGGGAGGGTCCTTCCTATGCCACGTTTCCTACTGCATGCGCTACCGCCCTGCGGCGCGGCACTCGCAGGATACGGAGTCCCCGACCAATCACACGGGCTTCCGCTGTGTGAAGGATTGATGTCGCGAAGAAATGAAATCCGCTGATTGAATGGGGCGCCGCGGCACGTTGATGCAGCGCCCATGAAACGCGTTTCATTCCTTCTCACCCTGACAGGCTTGGCCTGTGCGGCGGAACCGTGCCGGATCGAAGTGGTCGACAAAGAGAACGGCTGGCCGGTGCCGATGGTGGAGCTGCGGACGACGCACGAGGCGCGGTATGTGACGGATAACGCGGGGCTGGTGGCGCTGGAGGATAACGACCTCTTCGACCGCGAGGTGTACCTGCATGTGAAGGGACATGGCTACGGGGTGCCGAAGGATGGCTTCGGCTTCCAAGGGGTGCGGGTCACGCCGAAGGCGGGTGGAAAGGTGCGGATCGAAGTCGAGCGGAGCAATGTGGCGAAGCGGCTGGGACGCGTGACGGGTGCCGGGCAATTCGCGGAGAGCGGGAAGCTGGGGATCAAGGCTCCGCTGCCGGAGACGGGAGTCTATGGCTGCGACTCGGTGCTGATGGCGAAGCACGGCTCGAAGCTCTTCTGGCTCTGGGGCGATACGACAATGCCGAACTATCCGCTGGGGATCTTCGACTCAACGGCGGCGCTGACCGAACTGCAGCCGCTAAAGGAATTCAAGCCGCCGATCGCGATGCCCTACACGCTCTTCCGCGATGACAAGGGCCGGGCCCGCGGGGTGGCTAAGATGCCGGGAGACGGACCGACCTGGCTGGGCGGGATGACAAGCGTGCCGGACAAGGGAGGGAAGCCACAACTGGTGGCGCTCTACTCGAAGATCAAAAACCATCTCGATGAATACGAGGTGGGCCTGTGCCGCTGGGACGAGAAGAAGAGCGAATTCGAGAAGGTGAAGGTGGTTTGGAAGGACGGCGACGGCAAGAAGCCGCTGCTGCCGCGCGGGCATCCCTTTACCTGGAAAGATGCCGCAGGCGAGGAGTGGCTGCTCTTCGGCGATCCCTTCCCGGAAGCGCGCTGCGAGGCGAGCTATGAGGCCTGGAGCGACCCGGCGGCGTGGGAGAAGGTGGAAGAAGCCGCAGCGCCACGCTCTGCCGAAGACGGCTCAGAGGTGAAGCCGCACCGTGGCTCGGTGGTGTGGAGCCCCTTCCGCAAGAAGTGGATCAGCATCTTCACGCAGACCTATGGCAAGCCCTCGACCTTCGGAGAGATCTGGTATGCGGAGGCGGATTCACCGATGGGCCCCTGGGGCAAGGCGGTGAAGGTGCTGACGCATGACAACTACACCTTCTATAATCCGAAGATCCATGCGGAGCTGACTCCGGAGAAGGCGAGCTTCATCGTCTTCGAGGGGACTTACACGGCGGAATTCGCCGACAAGCCGCAGCCGACGCCGCGCTATAACTACAACCAGATCCTCTACCGGCTGGATCTAGATGATCCGAAGCTGAAGGGGGCGCAGTGAGGGGTGGCTTCAATCTGAGGCTTGTTGCCGGGTAGCCGTCGTATCTGGCTGCGGGCTGGTTGACCGCGGATTACACGGATGACGCGGATGAAGAGAGTTGGGACCAAGATGGATGAGGACTTGATCCTGATCCATCTTCTTTGGCCCTTAGCCGGCGAGTGACCAGCGGCCGAGGATCTGATACTTGGTTTGACCGACCATGCTCCGGATGAGCACGAGCTCATTCACCATCCAGCCGATGGGATCGATAGAGACCTCGGGGACGGGTTCCTTGGCATAGGCCAAGGTGACGTGGGGATCGAAGCTGGAATTCTTGCCGACGCGGAAGCCTTGCTTGGCGAACTCGATGACGAGGGCTTCCTGAAAGGTGTGGAGGGCCGTGTCCTTGTTGGTGTTTCTGAGCACGAAAGGAAGCGCTCTGGCACCCCGATAGGTGAACGCCTGATTCAGGGAGAGATCAAACGGATGCGAGAGCGCGGCGGCGGCATGGCAAGCTCGCTTGGCTGCCGCGACATGGGCATCCGGCAGGGCGTCGCGATAGGTGCCGACATGATAGAGGGTGACATGCAGATGGTCTTCCGGGAGGAGCTTGCCTTGGACGCCTAGCAAGTCCTTTAAACCGATCCCGAGATTGGACAGCCGCTTGGCATCCTCCGCACCGGGAAAGACGGCGACGAAGAGGTTGTCGATCGACGGGCTCGCGCCCGGAGCTCCCATCCCGGGGAGTAAAAGTTGTTCGGCCATATTAAGTAATCTAGAGGCACGATTCCATTCCTCAAAGGAATT
The Luteolibacter rhizosphaerae DNA segment above includes these coding regions:
- a CDS encoding 2'-5' RNA ligase family protein, with product MAEQLLLPGMGAPGASPSIDNLFVAVFPGAEDAKRLSNLGIGLKDLLGVQGKLLPEDHLHVTLYHVGTYRDALPDAHVAAAKRACHAAAALSHPFDLSLNQAFTYRGARALPFVLRNTNKDTALHTFQEALVIEFAKQGFRVGKNSSFDPHVTLAYAKEPVPEVSIDPIGWMVNELVLIRSMVGQTKYQILGRWSLAG
- a CDS encoding WXG100 family type VII secretion target codes for the protein MAQAIIDPEEVRRFAAELKRFNNEVRERTTSLMSRFSALGDSWQDQEHEKFSAEFLQMMKTMKRFIELSDQHTPYLLRKAERIQQYLDQR
- a CDS encoding formylglycine-generating enzyme family protein codes for the protein MKRYLILLALLPSCGKEKSPAPAAAEKPAAPAQVPGLERKEGMVKLAGGSYKMGHDGPFDTPYGRKEFPEEAPAHEVSVKPFWVDETEVTNAQFAEFVKATNYITFAERVVKAEDFPPEARANLPPGDLANGAIVFREDAHVEGNPNEAGRALEWWRWDPKANWRHPAGEGTSIEGKESHPVVCVTYEDASAYAKWAGKRLPTEAEWEFAARGGLVDKIYSWGDELKPGGQWMANTWQGEFPNKNTGDDGYTGSAPVKTFAPNGYGLYDMAGNVWEICNDLYDPNYFTQCDPDNPQGPAQWVNRDTGLKGDGKIHRVTKGGSFLCHVSYCMRYRPAARHSQDTESPTNHTGFRCVKD